In the Coriobacteriia bacterium genome, GTCTCAGCCCGCTGGCTGCCCGCACAATTCTCGGACTCAATGCGCACAAGTCGTTCGCTCGGCGTTCACCTACTCTTCACCCTGTTACTTCAGGCTGAGTGCACCGGGAGAGACAATCTCCCGCAATCTACGGAGGTTATCAGCATGCGCAGATCACTCAATCGCACTGCTGGCTTCATAGCGGCAGCCTCGCTCGCACTCGTGCTAACGGTTTCGGCAGTCGCGTGCGCTCCAACCCGCAGCGCAGTGGATGTCGCCACCTCGGTGACGGCGACCACCCCTTCGACCGCCGCCGACTCGCAACTGGCAGCGAATGTTGGCACCCCGGTGCCGACGACCACCCCTGCGAGCGCCGCCGACTCGCAACTGGCAGCGGACTTGGCCTTTATGCGCGAGGAAGAGCGGCTGGCGCATGATGTGTACACGGTACTCGCACTGAAGTGGGGCACCCCTGTATTCACCAATATCGCGGCAAGCGAGCAGCAGCACACTGACACCATGGCCGCGCTCCTCTCTCGCTACGGAGTCGCGGACCCCGCTGCGGGCGAAGCAGCCGGCGTCTACGCATATCCCGCGCTACAGGAGCTCTACAACCAACTCGTGGCCAAAGGCTCGACCTCGGTGACCGCCGCATTCGAAGTCGGCAAGACTATCGAGGAAGTCGACATCGCCGACCTCGATGAGCGGATCGCGCGTAACGACGAGGCCGATGTGTTGGCGGCCTTCAAGAACCTGCGGGCCGGCTCAGAGAACCACCTTCGCGCTTTCAACAACCAGCTCTAGGGCGGCACCACGGACAATGGCACTGGTGCCCAGGACGCCGACGAGGACAACGGTATGCGTCGCAGATCCGGTCTCAGTAGCCATCCCCTACACGACAGCGCCGGACATCAAAGAACGGCCCCCCACGGGGCCGTTCAGACTCGAAACTATCAGGCCATCCGAAGATCAGATGTGTCCACGTTGTCCTGGCACATCTGTCCACGATGTCCTGAGACATGACATGGTGGGCGATGAGGGATTCGAACCCCCGACCTCTTCCGTGTAAAGGAAGCACTCTCCCGCTGAGTTAATCGCCCAAATGCGGAAATCATTATTGCACGGACTGAAAACCTCTGCCCCTGAAACCCTCAGTGCCTAGCCTATCCATTCGGCTTGCGATATTCGCCGACACAGAAACTTGAGGTAACTCAATTAATGTCCGATACATGCAGCAGAGAGTTCTGCGGAATCGGCACGGATACGATGGTGGAGCCGCAATCCGCTCAGGGGGAAGGGAATCGCATTGGAGAGTGAGTTGCTTCAGACGGCGCTCATCATCGTTGC is a window encoding:
- a CDS encoding DUF2202 domain-containing protein, whose protein sequence is MRRSLNRTAGFIAAASLALVLTVSAVACAPTRSAVDVATSVTATTPSTAADSQLAANVGTPVPTTTPASAADSQLAADLAFMREEERLAHDVYTVLALKWGTPVFTNIAASEQQHTDTMAALLSRYGVADPAAGEAAGVYAYPALQELYNQLVAKGSTSVTAAFEVGKTIEEVDIADLDERIARNDEADVLAAFKNLRAGSENHLRAFNNQL